A window of the Cannabis sativa cultivar Pink pepper isolate KNU-18-1 chromosome X, ASM2916894v1, whole genome shotgun sequence genome harbors these coding sequences:
- the LOC133031693 gene encoding inositol-tetrakisphosphate 1-kinase 4-like isoform X1 → MRFNGENPAEKEGDEEEQKGREVNSLRGVGFHHQPQKLIVGYALTSKKKKSFLQPKLLALARSKGIFFVAIDLNKPLSDQGPFDVLLHKLLGKEWSDVIEDYRQKHPEVTVLDSPKAIQHLHNRQSMLQDVVDLELSDYHGKVGIPKQLVITEDPLSIPYEVTKAGLNLPLVAKPLLVDGSAKSHELFLAYDQFCLSELEPPLVLQEFVNHGGVVFKIYIVGDAIKVVRRFSLPDVTKHELADVTGLFRFPRVSCAAATADEADLEPSIAELPPRPLLERLAKELRRRLGLRLFNIDMIRQHGTRDVFYVIDINYFPGYGKMPDYEHIFTDFLLSLVQNKYKKRPST, encoded by the exons ATGAGGTTCAACGGAGAAAACCCAGCTGAGAAagaaggagatgaagaagaaCAGAAGGGTAGGGAAGTAAATTCCCTCCGAGGAGTTGGGTTTCATCATCAACCACAGAAGCTCATCGTTGGCTATGCCTTAACGTCCAAAAAGAAGAAAAGCTTCTTACAGCCTAAGCTCTTGGCTTTAGCTCG AAGTAAGGGGATATTCTTTGTTGCTATTGATCTAAACAAGCCACTATCGGATCAAGGTCCCTTTGATGTTCTTCTGCATAAG TTGTTAGGAAAAGAATGGAGCGATGTAATTGAG GATTACAGGCAAAAGCATCCAGAAGTAACTGTTCTTGATTCTCCAAAGGCCATACAGCATCTACATAATCGTCAGTCCATGCTTCAGGATGTGGTAGATCTAGAGTTGTCTGACTACCATG GCAAGGTGGGCATCCCCAAGCAATTGGTTATCACTGAAGATCCGTTGTCAATACCTTATGAAGTTACTAAAGCTGGGCTGAATTTACCTTTGG TTGCAAAGCCCCTACTTGTGGATGGCAGTGCCAAATCTCACGAATTATTCCTAGCATACGATCAATTCTGTCTCTCAGAACTTGAACCTCCCTTGGTCCTTCAGGAGTTTGTGAATCATG GGGGTGTagtctttaaaatatatattgttggTGATGCTATAAAGGTGGTTAGACGTTTCTCTTTACCCGATGTTACTAAACATGAACTGGCCGATGTTACTGGCCTGTTTCGATTCCCTAGAGTTTCATGTGCAGCAGCTACCGCAGACGAGGCAGATTTGGAGCCTAGTATTGCTG AACTTCCTCCTCGACCTCTACTCGAGAGGCTTGCTAAAGAGCTTCGTCGACGACTG GGTCTCCGGTTGTTCAATATAGATATGATCCGACAGCATGGGACCAGAGATGTCTTTTATGTAATAGACATCAACTATTTTCCAG GTTATGGGAAAATGCCAGATTATGAGCACATATTTACAGATTTTCTGCTAAGCTTAGTTCAGAACAAGTACAAGAAGAGACCTTCTACTTAA
- the LOC133031693 gene encoding inositol-tetrakisphosphate 1-kinase 4-like isoform X2 → MLQDVVDLELSDYHGKVGIPKQLVITEDPLSIPYEVTKAGLNLPLVAKPLLVDGSAKSHELFLAYDQFCLSELEPPLVLQEFVNHGGVVFKIYIVGDAIKVVRRFSLPDVTKHELADVTGLFRFPRVSCAAATADEADLEPSIAELPPRPLLERLAKELRRRLGLRLFNIDMIRQHGTRDVFYVIDINYFPGYGKMPDYEHIFTDFLLSLVQNKYKKRPST, encoded by the exons ATGCTTCAGGATGTGGTAGATCTAGAGTTGTCTGACTACCATG GCAAGGTGGGCATCCCCAAGCAATTGGTTATCACTGAAGATCCGTTGTCAATACCTTATGAAGTTACTAAAGCTGGGCTGAATTTACCTTTGG TTGCAAAGCCCCTACTTGTGGATGGCAGTGCCAAATCTCACGAATTATTCCTAGCATACGATCAATTCTGTCTCTCAGAACTTGAACCTCCCTTGGTCCTTCAGGAGTTTGTGAATCATG GGGGTGTagtctttaaaatatatattgttggTGATGCTATAAAGGTGGTTAGACGTTTCTCTTTACCCGATGTTACTAAACATGAACTGGCCGATGTTACTGGCCTGTTTCGATTCCCTAGAGTTTCATGTGCAGCAGCTACCGCAGACGAGGCAGATTTGGAGCCTAGTATTGCTG AACTTCCTCCTCGACCTCTACTCGAGAGGCTTGCTAAAGAGCTTCGTCGACGACTG GGTCTCCGGTTGTTCAATATAGATATGATCCGACAGCATGGGACCAGAGATGTCTTTTATGTAATAGACATCAACTATTTTCCAG GTTATGGGAAAATGCCAGATTATGAGCACATATTTACAGATTTTCTGCTAAGCTTAGTTCAGAACAAGTACAAGAAGAGACCTTCTACTTAA